The Bernardetia litoralis DSM 6794 genome includes a window with the following:
- a CDS encoding YihY/virulence factor BrkB family protein, which produces MAQKFQFKDLWTLLKETFKEWNALDPFRESAVIAYYTIFSLPGLLIMVIKSAGLIFGEKAVRGEITGQISGMIGQDAAEAVQTMLQNSLSNQDSTFALIVGVGSLIFGATGVFVQLQKSFNTIWEVEPDTSTRNGIMKLITDRATSFGLIMVIAFLLLISLIVSTLISTLSDWMMTFLPDFMIYAMSAIEVVVSLIIIGILFAFMFKTLPDREIGWKTVSIGGIVTAILFTLGKEGLSLYFGIAEPASTYGVAGSVVLILLWVSYACLILFFGAEFTKVYARFYKHKTKVSKHAKEKVKLLEENTTSL; this is translated from the coding sequence ATGGCTCAAAAATTTCAATTCAAAGACCTATGGACTCTACTCAAAGAAACTTTTAAAGAATGGAATGCACTTGACCCTTTTCGTGAAAGTGCTGTTATTGCTTATTATACTATTTTTTCTCTTCCAGGTCTTTTGATTATGGTTATCAAATCAGCAGGATTAATTTTTGGAGAAAAAGCTGTCAGAGGAGAAATCACAGGACAAATTTCAGGAATGATAGGACAAGATGCAGCCGAAGCAGTTCAGACAATGCTCCAAAATTCACTCAGCAATCAAGATTCTACCTTTGCTCTAATTGTTGGTGTTGGTTCGCTTATTTTTGGTGCAACAGGTGTTTTTGTACAGCTCCAAAAATCATTTAATACGATTTGGGAAGTCGAACCTGATACAAGTACAAGAAATGGAATTATGAAATTGATTACTGACCGTGCCACTTCATTTGGTCTTATTATGGTAATTGCTTTTCTCCTTTTGATTTCACTGATTGTTTCTACACTTATTTCCACGCTTTCAGATTGGATGATGACTTTTTTGCCTGATTTTATGATTTATGCAATGAGTGCAATTGAAGTTGTGGTTTCTCTTATTATAATAGGTATTTTATTTGCTTTTATGTTCAAAACACTTCCTGATAGGGAAATTGGTTGGAAAACAGTCAGCATTGGTGGAATTGTTACAGCTATTTTATTTACTTTAGGCAAAGAAGGTTTGAGCCTTTATTTTGGAATTGCAGAGCCTGCTTCCACTTATGGAGTTGCTGGTTCGGTTGTTTTGATTTTGCTTTGGGTATCTTATGCATGTTTGATTTTATTTTTTGGGGCAGAATTTACAAAAGTGTATGCTCGTTTTTACAAACACAAAACAAAAGTTTCCAAACACGCAAAAGAAAAAGTAAAACTTTTGGAAGAAAATACTACTTCTTTATAA
- a CDS encoding ACP phosphodiesterase gives MNFLAHFFLSHRIENIIIGNFLGDFVRGNKYKDYPEEIAKGIMLHRNIDTFTDQHPIILQTNKRLHANFGKYAPVITDIYYDHFLGVHFNKYKFENQSKELKDFSIFIYQTLEKNYEILPPLAQQVFLKMKEQDWLTHYATLYGMEQSLNGLSRRAKYATNLHESFDFLKQNYSVIESDFLLFFPDIMQFVHEKLNEYFCK, from the coding sequence ATGAATTTTTTAGCACATTTCTTTTTATCACACAGAATAGAAAATATAATTATAGGTAATTTTTTGGGTGATTTTGTGCGAGGAAATAAATACAAAGATTATCCTGAAGAAATAGCAAAAGGAATTATGTTGCATCGTAATATTGATACATTTACTGACCAACATCCTATTATTTTACAAACAAATAAACGCTTGCATGCTAATTTTGGAAAGTATGCGCCTGTGATTACAGATATTTATTATGACCATTTTTTAGGAGTACATTTTAATAAATATAAATTTGAAAATCAAAGTAAAGAGCTAAAAGATTTTTCAATCTTTATTTATCAGACTTTGGAGAAAAATTATGAAATTTTGCCCCCTTTAGCTCAACAAGTTTTTTTAAAGATGAAAGAACAGGATTGGCTTACACATTATGCAACTCTATATGGAATGGAGCAATCACTGAACGGACTTTCTAGGCGAGCAAAATATGCAACTAATTTGCATGAATCTTTTGATTTTTTGAAACAAAATTATTCAGTCATTGAATCAGATTTTTTATTATTTTTTCCAGATATTATGCAATTTGTTCATGAAAAATTAAATGAATATTTTTGTAAATAG
- the proC gene encoding pyrroline-5-carboxylate reductase — MNNSKNKILIVGAGNMGTTYAESFLLSHSITKDDLLILEKTTEKADFLREKGYKYVISTPDKKVSEVQLIILAVKPQDTQILFKTLKDYILPSQTVLSIMAGVKIKTLQNSLGTTKIIRAMPNLPSQIGMGMTGFTADESVTRDELFFVQNLLNTTGKSLYFSEEEKIDAVTAISGSGPAYVYFFMEAMIKEAQKMGFSHSEAELLVTQTFMGAAHLENKSNYSCEEWIKRVSSKGGTTKAALNVFSEQKIADKIGKGLEAAQKRAKELGE; from the coding sequence ATGAATAATTCAAAAAACAAAATTTTAATTGTGGGTGCTGGAAACATGGGAACTACGTATGCAGAAAGTTTTTTGCTTTCTCATTCTATTACAAAAGATGATTTATTAATCTTAGAAAAAACAACTGAAAAAGCTGATTTTTTAAGAGAAAAAGGTTATAAATATGTTATCTCTACTCCTGATAAAAAAGTTTCTGAGGTGCAATTAATTATTTTGGCAGTCAAACCACAGGATACACAGATTTTGTTCAAAACTCTTAAAGATTATATTTTGCCTTCTCAAACTGTCCTTTCTATTATGGCAGGCGTAAAAATTAAGACTTTACAAAATAGCTTAGGAACTACAAAAATTATCCGTGCTATGCCAAACCTTCCTTCTCAAATTGGAATGGGAATGACAGGTTTTACGGCTGATGAATCAGTAACTAGAGATGAATTATTTTTTGTCCAAAATCTACTAAACACAACAGGAAAATCACTTTATTTCTCAGAAGAAGAAAAAATAGATGCTGTTACAGCAATTTCAGGAAGTGGTCCTGCTTATGTCTATTTTTTTATGGAAGCTATGATAAAAGAAGCTCAAAAAATGGGTTTTTCGCATTCAGAAGCTGAATTATTAGTTACACAGACCTTTATGGGAGCTGCTCATTTAGAAAATAAAAGTAATTATTCCTGTGAAGAATGGATAAAACGAGTTTCTTCAAAAGGTGGTACAACAAAAGCAGCATTGAATGTTTTTTCTGAGCAAAAAATAGCTGATAAAATAGGAAAAGGATTAGAAGCTGCACAAAAACGAGCAAAAGAATTGGGAGAATAA
- the pdxA gene encoding 4-hydroxythreonine-4-phosphate dehydrogenase PdxA, giving the protein MENEHSKSYYPFESDNGSENTDNLAFHTKERPKRFRPRIGISMGDFNGIGVEVILKTLTDTRVLDLCIPVIFGAARVFSHYKKLLNIDFTFQQHFIDDENIASSIHQQKTNIVNCSSAKIEIEAGKVTAEAGACALAALEGATKAMQEGWIDALVTAPINKDNIQSETFNFPGHTEYLTEKFSKDKVKDSLMFLIHENLRVGVVTGHIPLKDVPTAVTAEKITSKLNLMLHSLKQDFGIAKPKVALLGLNPHAGENGLLGSEEKEIILPVIEKFRQKEHLVYGAFPSDGFFGAKEYEKFDGILAMYHDQGLIPFKTLAFNEGINFTAGLPVVRTSPDHGTAYGIAGKNSADESSFRNALFLAIDTVKSRIDFEITNKEKMEHKQRRKEERRRNRG; this is encoded by the coding sequence TTGGAAAACGAACATTCAAAATCTTATTATCCCTTTGAATCAGATAATGGGTCAGAAAATACAGATAATTTAGCCTTTCATACTAAAGAACGTCCAAAACGATTTCGTCCAAGAATAGGAATTTCTATGGGTGATTTTAATGGAATTGGTGTAGAAGTAATCTTAAAAACACTTACAGATACTAGAGTTTTAGACCTTTGTATTCCTGTTATCTTTGGTGCTGCACGGGTATTTTCTCATTATAAGAAATTATTAAATATAGATTTTACCTTTCAACAGCATTTTATAGACGATGAAAATATAGCAAGTTCAATTCATCAACAAAAGACAAATATTGTAAATTGTAGTTCTGCAAAAATAGAAATTGAAGCTGGAAAAGTCACGGCTGAAGCTGGGGCATGTGCTTTGGCTGCTTTGGAAGGAGCAACAAAGGCAATGCAAGAAGGTTGGATTGATGCGCTTGTTACTGCGCCAATCAATAAGGATAATATTCAATCTGAAACTTTTAATTTTCCAGGTCATACAGAATATTTGACTGAGAAATTTAGTAAAGATAAAGTAAAAGACAGCTTGATGTTTTTGATTCATGAAAACTTACGTGTTGGAGTTGTTACTGGTCATATTCCATTAAAAGATGTTCCTACTGCTGTTACGGCTGAAAAAATTACAAGCAAACTAAATTTGATGCTTCATTCTTTGAAACAAGATTTCGGAATTGCAAAACCAAAAGTGGCTCTTTTAGGACTCAATCCACATGCAGGAGAAAATGGTCTTTTGGGAAGTGAAGAAAAAGAAATTATTTTGCCTGTTATCGAAAAATTCCGTCAAAAAGAACACTTAGTTTATGGTGCTTTTCCTTCAGATGGATTTTTTGGAGCAAAAGAATATGAAAAATTTGATGGTATTTTGGCAATGTATCACGACCAAGGACTTATTCCATTCAAAACACTTGCTTTTAATGAAGGTATAAATTTTACGGCAGGTTTGCCAGTTGTGCGCACTTCGCCAGACCACGGAACAGCTTACGGAATTGCAGGAAAAAATAGTGCTGATGAGAGTTCATTTCGCAATGCTTTGTTTTTAGCTATTGATACAGTAAAAAGTAGAATAGATTTTGAAATCACAAATAAAGAAAAAATGGAACACAAACAAAGACGTAAAGAAGAACGTAGAAGGAACAGAGGGTAA
- a CDS encoding ABC transporter ATP-binding protein, producing the protein MNVIWRLMGYMRPFRSFVPFYILTSILAIIFGAINFTLLAPLLKILFLDETPTQIVAAPTFSWSFGYFTDLFNHNFSKIIVEEGKMEALYFVCKILIVTVFLSNVFRYLALYIINKIRFKATARLQNALFNNILALDVGYFSQERKGDLMSRFSNDAREVETSVYNEFKGLIRSPLTFLVYFSLLVYWSWKLTLFAFIFLPISGGIIALISRKLRKSSGISQTTLGDMLSMLDELLSGIKIVSAFNAQNFILSRFKKLNERYRISKTSYDNKRDIAAPLSEFLGVITISIILLYGGNMVFNGQLSAEIFIAYIAVFSQIIPPIKEGATLVTNMQRGIISGRRVFEVLDSKPSINELPSAKKLSLFSDKIEIKDLHFSYKISKEEEEVIEKQVLNGINLSIKKGEIVALVGMSGGGKSTLADLVARFYDPQQGDILLDNISLKDYTLHSLRSQMGIVTQEAILFNDTIFNNIAFGIETATPENVENAAKIANAHDFIIKTEEGYQTNIGDRGSKLSGGQRQRISIARAVLKNPAILILDEATSALDSESEHLVQEALYKLMEGRTTLVIAHRLSTIQHADKIVVINDGKIMETGTHQNLIEKQGAYSKLVEMQMM; encoded by the coding sequence ATGAACGTGATTTGGCGATTAATGGGCTATATGCGACCTTTTCGGTCTTTTGTACCTTTCTATATACTGACTTCTATTTTAGCAATTATTTTTGGAGCAATTAATTTTACATTATTAGCTCCTCTTCTCAAGATTTTATTTTTAGATGAAACTCCCACTCAAATTGTGGCAGCTCCTACTTTTTCTTGGTCATTTGGTTATTTTACTGACCTTTTCAATCATAATTTTTCTAAAATTATTGTAGAAGAAGGGAAAATGGAAGCTCTTTATTTTGTTTGTAAAATACTTATTGTAACTGTATTTCTATCAAATGTTTTTCGTTATTTAGCTTTGTATATTATTAATAAAATTAGATTTAAAGCAACAGCAAGGCTTCAAAATGCTCTTTTTAATAATATTTTGGCTTTAGATGTAGGTTATTTTTCACAAGAGAGAAAAGGAGATTTGATGTCTCGTTTTTCAAATGATGCTAGAGAAGTAGAAACTTCTGTCTATAATGAATTTAAGGGACTTATTCGTTCGCCTCTTACTTTTTTGGTTTATTTTAGTTTGCTTGTTTATTGGTCTTGGAAACTAACTCTTTTTGCTTTTATTTTTCTACCTATTTCAGGTGGAATTATCGCCCTTATTTCTCGCAAGCTTCGAAAAAGTAGTGGCATTTCACAGACTACTTTAGGCGATATGTTGTCTATGCTTGATGAACTTTTATCAGGCATAAAGATTGTGAGTGCTTTTAATGCTCAAAACTTTATTCTTTCAAGATTCAAAAAACTCAATGAACGTTACCGAATTTCCAAAACATCTTATGATAATAAAAGAGATATAGCAGCTCCTTTATCTGAGTTTTTGGGGGTTATTACCATTTCAATCATTCTGTTATATGGTGGAAATATGGTTTTTAATGGGCAATTATCTGCCGAAATTTTCATTGCTTATATTGCTGTTTTTTCTCAAATTATTCCTCCTATAAAAGAAGGTGCTACGTTGGTTACTAATATGCAACGTGGAATTATTTCTGGAAGACGAGTTTTTGAAGTATTAGATAGTAAGCCTTCTATCAATGAGCTTCCAAGTGCTAAAAAATTAAGCCTGTTTTCTGATAAAATAGAAATTAAAGACCTTCATTTTTCATATAAAATAAGTAAAGAAGAAGAAGAGGTTATAGAAAAACAAGTTTTGAATGGAATAAATCTAAGTATCAAAAAAGGAGAAATAGTCGCACTTGTAGGAATGTCTGGAGGTGGAAAATCTACTCTTGCCGATTTGGTAGCTCGTTTTTATGACCCACAGCAAGGCGATATTTTATTAGATAATATTTCTTTGAAAGATTATACACTTCATTCTTTGCGTTCTCAAATGGGAATTGTAACACAAGAAGCCATTTTATTTAATGATACAATTTTTAATAATATTGCTTTTGGAATAGAAACAGCCACTCCAGAAAATGTAGAAAATGCTGCAAAAATAGCCAATGCACACGATTTTATTATCAAAACAGAAGAAGGTTATCAAACAAATATAGGCGACAGAGGAAGTAAACTTTCAGGAGGGCAACGCCAGCGTATAAGTATTGCAAGGGCAGTTTTGAAAAACCCAGCAATTTTGATTTTAGATGAAGCTACTTCTGCATTAGATTCTGAATCTGAACACCTTGTACAAGAAGCTCTTTATAAATTGATGGAAGGCAGAACAACTCTAGTAATTGCTCACCGATTAAGTACAATTCAACACGCTGATAAAATTGTAGTAATTAATGATGGAAAAATAATGGAAACAGGAACTCATCAAAATCTAATAGAAAAACAAGGAGCATATTCTAAACTTGTAGAGATGCAAATGATGTAA
- a CDS encoding toxin-antitoxin system YwqK family antitoxin has translation MKNQYYLVMCFIAFFISIQITFAQSKKQEFYKDGSLKAEGKQVKGNKEGYWFLYYPDGVTMAFENYQYNQLNGKSKYYSPDGKLERKEMWIHGMLQDSAFFYYPNGQIKRTGIYRDGAYEGLWLTFYEDGTLARRVFYTKGQLDGLVEEYFTDGTSIQSGTYKAGQKQGSWVYYDENGIVMSRGVYKEGKKSGYWIHYDEKGKPKYEGKYEAGKVVGEWFYYKNGKRKTAKKKKLPIKELEEIIE, from the coding sequence ATGAAAAATCAGTATTATTTAGTTATGTGCTTCATTGCTTTCTTTATTTCCATACAAATTACTTTTGCACAATCCAAAAAGCAAGAGTTTTATAAAGATGGTTCATTAAAAGCAGAAGGAAAGCAAGTAAAAGGAAACAAAGAAGGGTATTGGTTTTTGTATTATCCTGATGGTGTTACAATGGCTTTTGAAAATTATCAATACAACCAACTCAACGGAAAATCAAAATATTACTCTCCAGATGGAAAACTAGAACGAAAAGAAATGTGGATACATGGAATGTTGCAAGATTCGGCATTTTTTTATTATCCAAATGGACAAATAAAACGTACAGGAATTTATCGTGATGGAGCGTATGAAGGTCTTTGGCTTACGTTTTATGAAGATGGAACACTAGCAAGAAGAGTTTTTTATACAAAAGGACAATTAGATGGACTGGTAGAAGAATATTTTACGGATGGAACTTCAATACAATCAGGGACATACAAAGCAGGACAAAAACAAGGTTCTTGGGTATATTATGATGAAAATGGAATTGTGATGAGTAGAGGTGTTTATAAAGAAGGCAAAAAAAGTGGTTATTGGATTCACTATGATGAAAAAGGAAAACCAAAATATGAAGGCAAATACGAAGCTGGAAAAGTAGTTGGCGAATGGTTTTATTATAAAAATGGAAAACGAAAAACAGCCAAAAAGAAAAAATTACCTATTAAAGAGTTAGAAGAAATAATAGAATAA
- a CDS encoding acyl-ACP desaturase gives MSNILSLSPSRLEVMHHLEGYVNKMTSKFLRPIDTNWQPSDLLPDASHPDFFEKVKELQERAKELSYDFWIVLIGDMITEEALPTYESWLMAVEGVKQEEYENPWSKWIRGWTAEENRHGDLLNKYLYLSGRVNMKQVEISTQYLISDGFDIGTATDPYRNFVYTSFQELATNISHKRVAQLAGTHDNSDLEKMCSMVAADEYRHAYAYMSFVEKILEVDPNEMLFAFEDMMRKKIVMPAHYLREIGGKVGETFKHFSDCAQRLGVYTAEDYVDIMEVLIQKWNIADLKDLNETGEKARDYIMKLPTRLLRVAERMKTDKTAGYKFKWID, from the coding sequence ATGAGTAATATTTTGTCCCTCTCCCCATCTCGTTTAGAAGTCATGCATCACCTAGAAGGGTATGTAAATAAAATGACTAGTAAATTTCTACGTCCCATTGATACGAATTGGCAACCCTCTGATTTATTGCCTGATGCTTCTCACCCCGATTTTTTTGAAAAAGTAAAAGAATTACAAGAACGTGCTAAAGAACTTTCCTATGATTTTTGGATTGTTTTGATAGGCGATATGATAACAGAAGAAGCTCTCCCAACCTACGAATCTTGGCTTATGGCTGTGGAAGGTGTAAAACAAGAAGAATATGAGAATCCATGGTCTAAATGGATACGAGGCTGGACTGCCGAAGAAAATCGTCATGGTGATTTGCTCAATAAATACCTTTATTTGTCAGGCAGAGTAAATATGAAACAAGTAGAAATTTCTACTCAATATCTTATTTCTGATGGTTTTGATATTGGAACAGCTACCGACCCTTATCGAAATTTTGTTTATACTTCTTTTCAAGAATTAGCGACGAATATTTCACACAAACGAGTTGCACAGCTTGCAGGAACACACGATAATTCGGATTTAGAGAAAATGTGTAGTATGGTTGCAGCAGACGAATATCGTCATGCTTATGCATATATGTCATTTGTAGAAAAGATTTTGGAAGTAGATCCAAATGAAATGCTTTTTGCTTTTGAGGATATGATGCGTAAAAAAATTGTAATGCCAGCTCATTATTTACGTGAAATTGGTGGAAAAGTAGGCGAAACCTTTAAGCATTTTTCAGATTGCGCCCAACGTTTGGGAGTTTATACAGCAGAAGATTATGTTGATATTATGGAAGTACTTATCCAAAAATGGAATATTGCTGACCTAAAAGACCTCAACGAAACTGGAGAAAAAGCACGAGATTATATCATGAAATTGCCTACACGACTTTTGCGTGTAGCCGAAAGAATGAAAACAGACAAAACAGCAGGATATAAATTTAAGTGGATAGATTAA
- a CDS encoding SpoIIE family protein phosphatase, with translation MLVNNTTRHYFFIFSFLFLAFSSYFFSVSFSYAQLKSDSILKNNLNLENKKRQKTSEVESLIRQLEKIQPTQKVGLLIQISEFYRTQIRDSDKALEYATQAIKEATKLRDKKAISQASIQAGALHRNKGESDFALTLFIRGLNSAEEIGNDSLQTDALHKIAVTYLLMRDFEQSYQYAIKEEKMWRASNSEYGLASSLNLKGISLIYLKRLDEAIKSLEQSLTITKKLDNEELLYKVFSNLADAYLKKGELGKATLYITKSKEITERINDNYGNIVNMIKLGEIYSEKGDLSKAINTTEEGLKLAQNSRYAALARNGYEALRDIYFKVDDYQKAFENQSLAVAMNDSLSNISRRHQVSNMQTYYESERNDRENQLLKEENKNKNLTLYLTSTIALIGFLLVGLFIYRTQVKKKTITKLRNQNDEIRSVYEQISKQATVIDDTNTTLTESLNYARRIQDAMQVNTTTIFEELSDNFIIDRPRDIVSGDCYWFEQHQGDFYVALADCTGHGIPGALMTILCNSLLNDIFNSRSGVRSPAEMLIELHHRLIHHLHQQKSNVQDGMDIAICRINKNDKTITYAGAKQPLLYVDKDGEFNRFKASSLPIGGHEVKIKRKLEDITIHYQVGDTLYITSDGYQDQFGGKNDKKFMSKRLYNMLVEIHKMPLEKQKIHIETQLNNWQANNEQTDDIMMIGIKLN, from the coding sequence ATGTTGGTAAACAATACAACAAGGCATTATTTTTTTATTTTCTCATTTTTATTTTTGGCTTTTAGTAGCTACTTTTTTTCTGTGTCTTTTAGTTATGCTCAATTAAAATCAGATAGTATTTTAAAGAATAATTTAAACCTAGAAAACAAAAAACGACAAAAAACATCAGAAGTAGAATCATTAATAAGACAATTAGAAAAAATACAACCCACTCAAAAAGTAGGATTATTAATCCAAATTTCAGAATTTTATCGTACACAAATAAGAGATTCAGATAAAGCCTTAGAATATGCTACCCAAGCAATCAAAGAAGCTACAAAATTAAGAGATAAAAAAGCTATTTCACAAGCATCTATACAAGCAGGTGCATTACATAGAAATAAAGGAGAATCAGATTTTGCACTTACTTTGTTTATTAGAGGCTTAAACTCTGCTGAAGAAATAGGAAATGATTCCCTACAAACCGATGCTTTGCACAAAATTGCAGTTACTTATCTTTTGATGAGAGATTTTGAGCAATCCTATCAATATGCTATAAAAGAAGAAAAAATGTGGCGAGCATCAAACTCTGAATACGGATTAGCAAGTTCTTTAAATCTAAAAGGAATTAGTCTTATCTATCTAAAACGTCTTGATGAGGCTATCAAATCATTAGAGCAAAGTTTGACAATCACAAAAAAGCTAGACAATGAAGAGCTATTATATAAAGTTTTTTCTAATCTTGCTGATGCTTATCTTAAAAAAGGGGAATTAGGAAAAGCAACTTTATATATCACTAAAAGTAAAGAAATTACAGAAAGAATAAATGATAATTATGGCAATATTGTCAATATGATAAAGCTCGGAGAGATTTATTCTGAAAAAGGAGATTTGTCAAAAGCAATTAACACAACAGAAGAAGGTCTAAAACTAGCTCAAAATTCTCGTTATGCAGCTCTTGCTCGGAATGGCTATGAAGCACTAAGAGATATTTATTTTAAGGTAGATGATTATCAAAAAGCATTCGAAAATCAGTCGTTGGCAGTAGCTATGAATGATAGTCTTTCAAATATTAGTCGCAGGCATCAAGTTTCGAATATGCAAACCTACTACGAATCTGAAAGAAATGATAGAGAAAACCAATTATTAAAAGAAGAAAATAAAAATAAAAACTTAACTCTATATCTTACTTCAACTATTGCATTAATAGGTTTTTTGTTAGTTGGTTTGTTTATTTATAGAACACAGGTAAAGAAAAAAACTATTACTAAATTACGCAACCAAAATGATGAAATTCGTTCTGTTTATGAGCAAATATCCAAACAGGCAACTGTAATAGATGATACAAACACCACTCTTACAGAAAGTCTAAATTACGCTCGCAGGATTCAAGATGCTATGCAGGTCAATACAACTACTATTTTTGAAGAGTTAAGTGATAATTTTATAATAGACCGTCCTAGAGATATTGTCAGTGGAGATTGTTATTGGTTTGAGCAGCATCAAGGTGATTTTTATGTAGCTTTGGCAGACTGTACAGGACATGGCATTCCAGGGGCTTTGATGACAATTCTATGTAATTCTTTACTCAATGATATTTTCAATTCTCGTAGTGGTGTACGTTCGCCTGCCGAAATGCTTATCGAATTGCATCATCGTTTGATTCATCATTTACATCAACAAAAAAGTAATGTACAAGATGGAATGGACATTGCAATCTGTCGTATCAATAAAAACGATAAAACAATAACTTATGCAGGAGCAAAGCAACCCTTACTTTATGTGGATAAAGATGGAGAGTTTAATCGCTTCAAAGCCAGTTCGTTGCCTATTGGTGGACACGAAGTAAAAATAAAACGTAAACTTGAAGATATTACCATTCATTATCAAGTTGGAGATACACTTTATATTACTTCTGATGGTTATCAAGACCAATTTGGAGGAAAAAATGACAAAAAATTTATGAGCAAACGTTTGTATAACATGCTAGTTGAGATTCATAAAATGCCTTTAGAAAAACAAAAAATTCATATTGAAACACAACTCAATAACTGGCAAGCAAATAATGAACAAACTGATGATATAATGATGATTGGAATAAAACTTAACTAA